In one window of Pristiophorus japonicus isolate sPriJap1 chromosome 9, sPriJap1.hap1, whole genome shotgun sequence DNA:
- the LOC139272730 gene encoding histone H2B 1/2-like, producing MKQIFPGISSKAMGIMNSFVNDIFKRIAGEASRLAHYNKRQTISSREIQAAMRLLLPGELAKHAVSEGTKAVTKYTSSK from the coding sequence atgaagcagattTTCCCCGGCATCTCCTCAAAGgctatgggcatcatgaactcgttcgtGAACGATATTTTCAAGCGCATCGCAGGTGAGGCTtcacgcctggcccattacaacaagcgccaaaccatcagttcccgggagatccaggccgccatgcgcctgctgctgcccggggagttggccaagcacgccgtgtcggaagggacaaaggcggtgaccaagtacaccagctccaagtaa